The window GCAGTAATACCAGACTAAGGTACGAGCCATTGACCTTTCCAGTCGTCATCACTTTTAAAAATAGCTCGTAAATGATTAGGACGTTTTAGTCTTAAGTATTCCACTGCATGCGGTACAAATCTTAATGCCTTAAAATGATTCTCTTTTCTAGGGACATACTCTACATGATCAGGATTAGCAATGGCACTGCCAGGTGCTAGTGAGGTTGTGTAGTCTTTAATAGCTTTCTCAGATACTTTTTGAAACAATCTTTTGATTTCATTAGGATCATCAATCTGGACCAGCGTTCCATCTAGCCTCAACTGCATTAACTTTTTAGGATGGTAAGCAAG is drawn from Nonlabens dokdonensis DSW-6 and contains these coding sequences:
- a CDS encoding pyridoxamine 5'-phosphate oxidase family protein — translated: MLNELYSELKHELRGALHKKRHPFKYLTLSTVDEHYSPRSRTVVLREVSESLECIFFTDARSEKVEHLNSNNSACILAYHPKKLMQLRLDGTLVQIDDPNEIKRLFQKVSEKAIKDYTTSLAPGSAIANPDHVEYVPRKENHFKALRFVPHAVEYLRLKRPNHLRAIFKSDDDWKGQWLVP